In Terriglobales bacterium, the following are encoded in one genomic region:
- a CDS encoding cytochrome C oxidase subunit IV family protein, with protein sequence MSQNTEHSEHIVSVWLYLAIFATLLVFTGVTAVVAFIDLSANIGGHVVNFNPLVALAIAIFKATLVILFFMHVKYSSRLTKIVVGAGVFWLLILLSLTMTDYLSRSLQTAPPMH encoded by the coding sequence ATGTCCCAAAATACTGAACATTCCGAACACATTGTTTCCGTCTGGTTGTATCTGGCCATTTTTGCGACTCTGCTTGTCTTCACAGGTGTGACCGCGGTCGTAGCTTTTATAGACTTAAGCGCGAATATTGGGGGCCATGTTGTTAACTTCAATCCTCTGGTCGCGCTGGCCATCGCCATCTTCAAGGCCACGCTTGTGATCCTCTTCTTCATGCACGTCAAGTACAGCTCTCGTCTGACCAAAATTGTGGTCGGTGCGGGCGTTTTCTGGCTTCTCATCCTGCTCAGCCTCACCATGACGGATTACCTCAGCCGCAGCCTGCAGACCGCGCCGCCCATGCACTAA
- a CDS encoding cytochrome c oxidase subunit 3 family protein, whose product MSDRSVVIHESPRHEAHHPMLQHHFDDMEQQKEASSLGMWIFLITEIMFFGGMFAAYLVYRHSYYDAFVWGSSSLNIIYGGVNTAVLIFSSFTMAMAVHSAQLGMRKLLIFFLLLTLLFGGIFLGIKAIEYHDKYVEHHIPGHSFNFEPVTLPDGKLHNVDQANAQLFFSLYFAMTGMHAIHMIVGAGLLSALIYMAWRGKFSASYYTPVENIGLYWHFVDIVWIFLFPLLYLISRVHH is encoded by the coding sequence TTGTCTGATCGGAGCGTTGTAATTCACGAGTCGCCCAGGCACGAAGCTCACCACCCCATGCTGCAGCACCACTTTGACGACATGGAGCAGCAGAAAGAAGCCTCTTCCCTCGGCATGTGGATATTCCTCATCACCGAGATCATGTTCTTCGGTGGCATGTTCGCCGCTTATCTGGTCTATCGTCACTCGTACTATGATGCCTTTGTGTGGGGCAGCAGTTCTCTCAATATTATTTATGGCGGCGTCAATACTGCCGTGCTGATCTTCAGTAGCTTCACCATGGCCATGGCAGTACACTCAGCCCAGCTCGGTATGCGCAAACTGCTGATCTTCTTCCTTCTTTTGACGCTCTTGTTCGGCGGGATTTTTTTGGGCATCAAGGCAATCGAGTATCACGACAAGTATGTTGAACATCACATCCCCGGTCATAGTTTCAATTTCGAGCCAGTGACATTGCCAGATGGCAAGCTGCATAATGTGGATCAGGCGAATGCCCAGTTATTCTTCTCACTCTACTTTGCCATGACCGGGATGCACGCCATTCACATGATCGTTGGCGCTGGCCTGTTGTCAGCTCTCATCTACATGGCTTGGCGCGGCAAGTTCAGCGCAAGTTATTACACGCCAGTTGAGAACATTGGGCTCTACTGGCACTTTGTAGATATTGTCTGGATTTTCCTGTTTCCGTTGCTTTATTTGATCAGCAGGGTACATCATTAA
- a CDS encoding sigma-70 family RNA polymerase sigma factor: MTWDDAIPQASARDTAETDAPLMDEEIFAGFYHRTARAVWAYLARVSGNAALADDLLQESYLRFLCATGRRQDDEESCRRYLFRIASNLLRDHWRRPQTTTLEDVPETALIAPDNRASERIDSQALLGPAFARLNTRERQLLWLAYAEGCTHREIAQITGLGAASIRLLLFRARRKLARLLRQATPEPGRNT, from the coding sequence GTGACCTGGGACGATGCCATTCCGCAAGCGAGCGCCCGCGATACGGCAGAAACGGACGCGCCGCTCATGGATGAGGAGATATTCGCCGGCTTCTATCATCGGACGGCGCGGGCGGTATGGGCTTATCTGGCACGCGTCTCCGGCAATGCCGCTCTGGCTGACGATCTGCTGCAGGAAAGTTACTTACGGTTTTTGTGCGCCACCGGACGCAGGCAAGACGACGAAGAGTCATGCCGGCGATACTTGTTCCGGATCGCAAGCAATCTATTGCGCGACCACTGGCGCCGGCCTCAGACGACAACGCTGGAAGACGTTCCCGAAACGGCATTGATTGCGCCAGATAACCGCGCCTCTGAGCGCATTGATTCGCAGGCATTGCTCGGACCCGCATTCGCACGCCTGAATACGCGAGAACGGCAGTTGCTCTGGCTGGCCTACGCGGAAGGCTGCACGCATCGTGAGATCGCCCAGATCACGGGGTTGGGGGCGGCAAGCATCCGGCTCCTGCTATTCCGGGCGAGAAGGAAGCTGGCCCGCTTGTTGCGGCAAGCAACACCCGAGCCGGGGAGAAACACATGA
- a CDS encoding YHS domain-containing protein, with translation MAIDPVCQIEVDERITEFKSSQNGEHYYFCSLECKEVFDDNPEEYTVAA, from the coding sequence ATGGCCATAGACCCTGTATGCCAAATAGAAGTAGATGAAAGAATTACCGAATTCAAGTCAAGCCAGAATGGGGAACACTATTACTTCTGCTCCCTGGAGTGCAAAGAGGTGTTTGACGATAACCCGGAAGAGTACACGGTGGCAGCGTAG
- the ctaD gene encoding cytochrome c oxidase subunit I translates to MATNEMPREHYLNSEFGIKSWLLTKDHKRIGILYLLTITFFFFVGGFFATMIRIHLLTPEGALVSADNYNKMFTMHGIMMVFFFLVPSVPAVLGNFVLPLMLGAKDVAFPKLNLLSWYLLVVGGCVTLWALVSGGVDTGWTFYTPFSTTFSNTHVITAAMGIFIAGFSSILTGLNFIVTIHRMRAPGLTWFRLPLFVWAAYATSMIQVLGTPVIAITMVLVGLERAFHIGIFDPAYGGDPVLFQHMFWFYSHPAVYIMILPGMGIISEIISTFSRKPIFGYRFVAFSSLAIAVFGFIVWSHHMFVAGISVYAAMVASFLSFAVAIPSAIKTFNWAATLYKGSISYRTPMLYAFGFIGLFTIGGLTGLFLATLGLDIHLHDTYFIIAHFHYIMVGGMVMAYLGGIHYWWPKITGRMYPEGWAKLSAMIVFLGFNLTFFPQFILGYLGMPRRYASYPSEWQVLHVLSTAGASILAVGYLLPMIYLLYSLRFGEVAGPNPWGATTLEWQTTSPPPLHNFEEAPVVTEEVYHYSKEQEAAFV, encoded by the coding sequence ATGGCTACTAATGAAATGCCGCGCGAACACTATCTGAACTCCGAGTTCGGAATTAAGTCATGGCTTTTGACCAAAGATCACAAGCGCATCGGGATACTCTATCTCCTTACCATTACATTCTTTTTCTTTGTAGGTGGTTTTTTTGCCACCATGATTCGCATTCATCTGCTTACCCCCGAAGGCGCGCTGGTTTCTGCCGACAACTATAACAAGATGTTTACCATGCACGGCATCATGATGGTGTTCTTCTTTCTCGTGCCATCCGTCCCCGCCGTGCTGGGCAACTTTGTGCTGCCCCTCATGCTGGGCGCCAAAGACGTGGCTTTTCCCAAGCTCAACCTGTTGAGCTGGTACCTTCTTGTAGTCGGTGGTTGCGTCACGCTCTGGGCCCTGGTCAGCGGAGGCGTGGATACCGGCTGGACCTTCTACACGCCCTTCAGTACCACATTTTCCAATACCCACGTAATTACTGCCGCGATGGGAATTTTTATTGCGGGGTTCTCATCCATCCTCACCGGTTTGAACTTTATCGTGACCATCCATCGCATGCGGGCCCCGGGGTTAACTTGGTTCCGTCTGCCTTTGTTTGTGTGGGCCGCCTATGCCACCAGCATGATTCAGGTGCTGGGGACGCCCGTCATTGCCATCACGATGGTGCTGGTCGGGTTGGAACGCGCCTTTCATATCGGGATCTTTGATCCGGCCTACGGCGGCGACCCGGTGCTCTTCCAGCACATGTTCTGGTTCTATTCGCATCCCGCGGTTTACATCATGATCTTGCCGGGCATGGGCATCATCAGCGAAATCATTTCCACCTTTTCACGCAAGCCGATCTTCGGATACAGGTTCGTTGCTTTTTCCAGCCTGGCCATCGCTGTTTTCGGCTTTATCGTCTGGTCGCACCACATGTTTGTTGCCGGCATCTCGGTGTACGCTGCTATGGTCGCTTCCTTCTTGAGCTTTGCCGTGGCCATCCCTTCGGCCATCAAGACTTTTAATTGGGCCGCTACGCTCTATAAGGGTTCCATTTCGTATCGTACCCCCATGCTCTACGCCTTTGGTTTCATCGGGTTGTTTACCATAGGCGGCCTCACTGGGCTGTTTCTGGCAACGCTGGGTCTCGATATTCACCTTCACGATACCTACTTCATCATTGCGCACTTTCACTACATCATGGTGGGTGGCATGGTGATGGCCTACTTGGGCGGTATTCACTACTGGTGGCCCAAAATTACCGGGCGCATGTATCCCGAAGGCTGGGCCAAGCTCTCAGCCATGATTGTGTTTTTGGGTTTCAATCTGACATTTTTCCCGCAATTTATCCTGGGTTATCTGGGGATGCCGCGGCGTTATGCCTCCTATCCGTCCGAGTGGCAGGTGCTGCATGTGCTCTCGACTGCGGGGGCCTCGATTCTTGCCGTCGGATACCTGCTGCCCATGATTTATCTCTTGTATTCGCTTCGCTTCGGCGAGGTAGCGGGCCCCAATCCCTGGGGCGCCACCACTCTGGAGTGGCAGACCACTTCTCCGCCGCCCCTTCACAATTTCGAAGAGGCGCCGGTTGTGACCGAGGAAGTCTACCATTACTCCAAGGAACAGGAGGCGGCATTTGTCTGA
- a CDS encoding tetratricopeptide repeat protein, whose product MRSLIISRAIIQTSLREIAAATILLLLAPALATAQDSSLSADMHVEHMFNRAEAGYVQDQLKMARAYQLGKGVQHDPVEAAQWFLKAANFGSLEAQTQIGYLYVRGEGVPRDEQQAFKWFQRAAAEGYAPAQYDLAYLLLNGLGARQDLQGSITWFTQAANQGFAPAQVNLAILYFHGMGVERNPPEAMRWCQEAAKQHYAAGEFLLGTMYETGVGTARDISQAARWYRKAVDQGNSQAENNLAVLYEEGAGVPQDINEAIRLYKLSAEKGDGNSYMNLAHLYAGKRGLAPDYSQAYFWALLAQRSGWLMSSRPTQEFLEKLRSHLSPEQVPSVEAQVGEWDSKHPPNPTISKLGETWSFLPKTAANVSNRQ is encoded by the coding sequence ATGCGGTCCCTAATTATAAGTAGAGCTATCATACAAACTTCGCTGCGGGAGATTGCAGCGGCAACCATCCTTTTACTGCTTGCTCCAGCGCTGGCGACAGCGCAGGATTCTTCTCTTTCCGCCGACATGCACGTTGAACATATGTTTAACCGCGCGGAAGCTGGATATGTTCAGGACCAACTCAAGATGGCACGGGCCTACCAACTGGGCAAGGGAGTGCAACATGATCCGGTCGAAGCTGCCCAGTGGTTCCTTAAGGCAGCGAATTTTGGCAGTCTTGAGGCGCAAACCCAGATAGGTTATCTGTACGTTAGGGGCGAAGGCGTCCCTCGCGATGAGCAACAGGCCTTCAAGTGGTTTCAGCGCGCAGCGGCAGAGGGTTATGCGCCAGCTCAGTACGATCTCGCCTACCTGCTGCTGAACGGATTGGGCGCCCGCCAGGACCTGCAAGGAAGCATAACCTGGTTTACACAAGCAGCCAACCAGGGGTTTGCGCCCGCGCAAGTCAATCTTGCAATCCTGTATTTCCACGGTATGGGCGTAGAGCGCAATCCGCCAGAGGCGATGCGCTGGTGCCAGGAGGCGGCAAAGCAGCACTATGCGGCGGGAGAGTTTCTGCTGGGCACAATGTATGAAACCGGAGTTGGAACAGCCCGGGATATTTCCCAAGCGGCTCGCTGGTACCGGAAAGCAGTAGACCAGGGAAACTCGCAGGCCGAAAATAATTTGGCGGTACTGTACGAGGAAGGCGCAGGGGTTCCTCAAGACATCAACGAGGCAATCAGACTATACAAGCTATCCGCAGAAAAGGGCGATGGAAACAGCTACATGAACCTTGCACACTTGTACGCAGGCAAAAGGGGTCTTGCCCCTGACTACAGCCAGGCCTACTTCTGGGCACTCTTGGCCCAGCGCAGCGGATGGCTCATGTCAAGCCGGCCCACGCAAGAATTTCTTGAGAAGTTGCGCAGCCATCTTTCTCCGGAGCAGGTGCCCAGTGTTGAAGCGCAGGTAGGGGAGTGGGACAGCAAGCATCCGCCCAATCCTACGATAAGCAAGTTGGGTGAAACCTGGAGCTTTCTGCCAAAAACTGCCGCTAATGTGTCGAACCGGCAGTGA
- a CDS encoding PilZ domain-containing protein produces MGTRKSPRIQKNVSVRIFGMDSSGKPFSSSAETLDVSPSGARLVGVYQFEVPGETIGLEVKGKKGRFLVVWIGKKGSKNEGQIGLRSVDPVTTVWEMTTPLDVPAPFPRTLGNSNAKLGPARASVPLTVGPKPYDRRAAKRLAVKAGAKVTPLGQKLEGQNTGWGICTDLSRSGCYIETVYPLPQDSRLEITLRLEGREVHATAVVRVSKPNWGMGIQFLKMSDEDRAFLVDLVDNPAKPRK; encoded by the coding sequence ATGGGGACACGTAAATCGCCGCGTATTCAAAAGAACGTATCGGTACGAATTTTTGGAATGGATTCCAGCGGCAAGCCGTTCTCCTCGTCAGCCGAGACGCTGGATGTCAGCCCTTCCGGTGCGCGGTTGGTTGGCGTGTATCAATTTGAAGTTCCTGGCGAGACCATTGGCCTGGAAGTGAAAGGCAAAAAAGGACGCTTCCTCGTCGTCTGGATCGGGAAGAAAGGCTCAAAAAACGAGGGACAAATTGGCCTTCGCAGTGTTGATCCGGTAACGACCGTCTGGGAGATGACCACGCCACTCGATGTCCCGGCTCCGTTCCCCCGCACCCTTGGCAACAGCAATGCGAAGCTCGGACCAGCGCGTGCATCGGTTCCCCTCACGGTTGGGCCCAAGCCTTATGATCGCCGCGCCGCCAAACGTCTTGCCGTGAAGGCTGGCGCCAAAGTTACCCCACTCGGGCAAAAACTTGAGGGACAAAATACCGGATGGGGCATCTGCACTGACCTTAGCCGCTCCGGCTGCTACATTGAAACCGTATACCCGTTGCCGCAGGATTCCCGCCTCGAGATCACCTTGCGCCTTGAGGGAAGAGAAGTTCACGCCACCGCGGTTGTGCGCGTTTCCAAGCCGAATTGGGGCATGGGCATACAATTCCTCAAAATGAGTGATGAAGACCGCGCCTTCCTGGTTGATCTGGTTGACAACCCCGCCAAACCTCGTAAATAA